One region of Flavobacterium pisciphilum genomic DNA includes:
- a CDS encoding DUF6965 family protein, with protein sequence MTPEEIKRYFEATPPPKEVDWKPWAKITDSQVFLKSCYSTINNYKGSLDMCPAWWHLKDFYMLVRRNSQETKSGNQTE encoded by the coding sequence ATGACCCCCGAAGAGATAAAACGCTATTTTGAAGCCACTCCGCCACCTAAGGAAGTGGACTGGAAGCCCTGGGCTAAAATCACAGATTCCCAGGTTTTTCTCAAGAGCTGTTACTCCACTATAAACAATTATAAAGGAAGTCTGGACATGTGCCCGGCATGGTGGCATTTGAAAGATTTTTATATGCTTGTAAGGCGAAATTCACAGGAAACAAAAAGCGGGAATCAAACGGAATAG
- a CDS encoding PRTRC system protein C — MLLSTHLQRVFILKDKGQEIRLSDPEPRWSIEAVLHFYAPTYPILTTAKISAPAIRDDAVEYRFETVMGTKG; from the coding sequence ATGTTATTATCGACACACTTACAGCGGGTCTTTATACTCAAAGACAAGGGGCAGGAAATCAGGCTTTCCGACCCCGAACCACGATGGAGCATCGAGGCGGTACTGCATTTTTATGCTCCGACCTATCCGATACTGACCACCGCCAAAATATCCGCCCCTGCAATCAGGGACGATGCGGTCGAATACCGATTTGAAACGGTAATGGGGACAAAAGGATAA
- a CDS encoding single-stranded DNA-binding protein, giving the protein MNITARVTKDAQVRTLSDNRQVVNFSVAINDSYKNRQGDKVEQTTFFECAYWISPKVASILTKGAVVELTGRVSARAWTGRDGEPRAGLDFNASNIKLHGGGKKSEGAQAVQNAQAVQTGLNAVQGESKKVTAKEPEDDLPF; this is encoded by the coding sequence ATGAACATTACAGCAAGAGTTACAAAAGATGCGCAGGTTCGCACATTGTCAGACAACAGACAGGTAGTCAATTTTTCAGTAGCCATCAACGACAGCTACAAAAACAGACAGGGCGACAAGGTAGAGCAGACCACCTTTTTTGAATGCGCCTACTGGATCAGCCCCAAAGTGGCAAGTATACTGACCAAAGGTGCCGTGGTGGAACTTACAGGAAGGGTAAGCGCAAGGGCGTGGACGGGAAGAGACGGAGAACCCCGTGCAGGGCTTGACTTCAACGCTTCCAACATCAAACTGCACGGGGGCGGGAAGAAATCCGAAGGTGCACAGGCAGTTCAAAATGCGCAGGCGGTTCAAACTGGACTGAATGCAGTACAGGGAGAAAGCAAAAAGGTCACCGCAAAAGAGCCTGAGGACGACCTGCCATTTTAA
- a CDS encoding DUF932 domain-containing protein, producing the protein MAHNINYNSQTGNYSFFSVKEKAWHGLGQIVEQYPTSAEAIAHAGLDYEVAKSPLYTKASGIVLPAGGIVTKNSELAVPDCFATVRTDNNTVLGVVGKDYHIVQNREAFRFFDAIVGGEGILYETAGALGQGERIFITAKLPDYIRVGKGDDVTEKYIFLTTSHDGSGSITAAFTPIRIVCQNTLNASLRSMSNVVRIRHTSGAKQRLDDAHKVMGLANTLTTQLQGIFNEWAKVKVSDSEVKKLIQLALCPNKETLDLIKKGAEQDVSTVFKNTVEDAFAYAMASESQQMETTKGTLFGAYNAVTGYYQNVRKYKDEQAKLQSIVMGGTAQEKAQKAFDLCTVFEKSGAEILSLN; encoded by the coding sequence ATGGCACATAATATCAATTACAACAGTCAAACAGGAAATTATTCTTTTTTCAGCGTGAAAGAGAAAGCGTGGCACGGGCTTGGGCAGATAGTGGAGCAGTACCCGACAAGCGCCGAAGCCATAGCACATGCAGGACTTGATTACGAGGTAGCTAAAAGCCCGCTGTACACCAAGGCTTCGGGCATTGTCCTGCCTGCGGGCGGTATCGTAACGAAAAACAGCGAACTGGCAGTCCCTGACTGTTTTGCCACCGTGCGCACCGACAATAATACTGTACTGGGCGTTGTTGGGAAAGACTACCATATCGTACAGAACCGTGAGGCGTTCCGTTTCTTTGATGCCATTGTAGGCGGGGAGGGGATACTGTACGAAACAGCAGGGGCGCTCGGGCAGGGGGAACGCATCTTTATCACAGCCAAACTCCCTGACTATATCCGTGTGGGCAAAGGGGATGACGTGACCGAAAAATACATTTTCCTGACCACCTCCCACGATGGGAGCGGAAGCATCACGGCGGCTTTTACCCCCATCCGCATCGTATGCCAAAATACGCTGAACGCATCGCTTCGCTCCATGAGCAACGTGGTGCGAATCCGCCACACCTCAGGGGCAAAACAGCGCCTTGATGATGCCCACAAAGTAATGGGACTGGCGAACACCCTGACCACGCAGTTGCAAGGCATTTTCAATGAGTGGGCAAAAGTAAAGGTGTCCGATAGCGAGGTTAAAAAACTCATCCAGCTGGCACTTTGCCCGAATAAGGAAACGTTGGATTTAATCAAAAAAGGGGCGGAGCAGGACGTTTCAACCGTCTTTAAAAATACCGTGGAGGATGCTTTTGCCTACGCCATGGCAAGCGAATCACAGCAGATGGAAACCACTAAAGGCACGCTTTTCGGGGCTTACAATGCCGTGACGGGCTACTATCAGAATGTAAGAAAATATAAAGACGAGCAGGCCAAACTGCAGTCCATTGTCATGGGTGGCACAGCTCAGGAAAAAGCCCAAAAGGCATTTGATTTATGTACGGTTTTTGAAAAGAGCGGAGCGGAAATCCTAAGCCTTAACTAG
- a CDS encoding PRTRC system protein E: MNTNFFNQVAQLQITGDLHITIAKGAENKLIVLVMLQNENCTDSAKHSIPPLNLTGTAEELDHGFFENITTPMQTASGLMVDMEGYMKQLEATKKQSAMQKEKADSQKKETEAKDKKYTDAMAKADELEKDGKFREAWIKVPEIHEFPFKAEEIRRRKSELSAQFAPDLFGSTVEKSAPEPPREALFPHYPDEVEDPETEVEETEVEETEWEKTEYCEDDPEEQGY; this comes from the coding sequence ATGAACACTAATTTTTTTAATCAGGTAGCGCAGTTGCAAATCACGGGTGATTTGCACATAACCATTGCAAAGGGCGCAGAAAACAAGCTTATCGTACTGGTCATGCTTCAAAACGAGAATTGCACCGACAGTGCCAAACACAGCATACCGCCACTGAACCTTACAGGAACAGCGGAAGAACTTGACCATGGTTTTTTTGAAAACATAACCACACCCATGCAGACCGCCTCAGGTCTGATGGTCGATATGGAAGGCTATATGAAACAGTTGGAAGCCACCAAAAAACAGTCGGCAATGCAGAAGGAAAAAGCCGACAGCCAAAAAAAGGAAACCGAAGCCAAAGACAAAAAGTATACGGATGCCATGGCAAAAGCGGACGAACTGGAAAAAGACGGCAAATTCCGTGAGGCATGGATAAAAGTGCCTGAAATACACGAGTTTCCCTTTAAGGCGGAGGAGATACGCAGACGCAAATCCGAACTTTCGGCACAGTTTGCGCCCGACCTTTTCGGCAGTACAGTAGAGAAGTCAGCACCCGAACCGCCCCGTGAGGCACTTTTTCCACACTATCCCGATGAGGTCGAAGACCCCGAAACAGAAGTGGAAGAAACAGAAGTGGAAGAAACAGAATGGGAAAAAACAGAATACTGTGAGGACGACCCCGAAGAGCAGGGATATTAA